Proteins co-encoded in one Synergistaceae bacterium genomic window:
- a CDS encoding ABC transporter substrate-binding protein, producing MRRIHIAAAAVLILALFLSIGAESAAAKENLIIYTSMKESLIGGIVEGFNAKYPDIAVDYQSAGAGKLMAKIAAERESGKILADLIWTSEVPDFYSMKKEGILEKYETPLIGEILNPFDDYDGHFTAARLGTLGIAINTDLIKTPPQQWADLFKPEYNGAFGIADPALSGTSYMSVALLEKQFGWEFFEKLRGNKARIGKGSGQVVDDTASGELAASLAVDYITNDKITKGAHIALYYPPELLMAPSPIAIFKGTPHLDAAKKFVDYLLSHDAQVLIAGEGTLSVRTDVQKRPEFMLPEAGDALKRAIKIDYIEMMASKEALIKKFTDTLQGR from the coding sequence ATGCGCAGAATCCATATCGCAGCGGCCGCAGTGCTGATCCTCGCCCTTTTCCTGTCGATAGGGGCGGAGAGCGCGGCGGCGAAGGAGAACCTCATCATCTACACCTCCATGAAGGAATCCCTTATCGGGGGAATCGTGGAGGGGTTCAACGCGAAGTATCCCGACATCGCCGTGGACTACCAGTCGGCGGGGGCGGGCAAGCTCATGGCCAAAATCGCGGCCGAGCGGGAGAGCGGAAAGATTCTGGCGGACCTGATCTGGACCAGCGAAGTGCCGGACTTCTACAGCATGAAAAAAGAAGGAATTCTGGAGAAATACGAAACGCCTCTCATCGGGGAAATTCTGAATCCCTTCGACGACTACGACGGACACTTCACGGCGGCCCGCCTGGGTACTTTGGGCATCGCCATCAACACCGACCTGATCAAGACGCCTCCCCAGCAGTGGGCCGACCTCTTCAAGCCCGAGTATAACGGCGCCTTTGGCATCGCCGACCCCGCCCTCTCCGGAACCTCCTACATGAGCGTGGCCCTGCTGGAGAAGCAGTTCGGCTGGGAGTTCTTCGAAAAACTGCGCGGCAACAAGGCCCGAATCGGCAAGGGTTCCGGCCAGGTGGTGGACGACACCGCCTCCGGTGAGCTGGCGGCCAGCCTCGCCGTGGACTATATCACCAACGACAAGATCACGAAGGGAGCCCACATCGCCCTTTACTACCCGCCGGAGCTGCTCATGGCCCCGAGCCCCATCGCCATTTTCAAGGGGACTCCCCATCTGGACGCCGCGAAGAAGTTTGTGGACTACCTGCTGTCTCACGACGCTCAGGTCCTCATCGCCGGAGAGGGCACTCTGTCCGTGAGGACGGACGTGCAGAAGCGTCCGGAGTTCATGCTGCCCGAGGCGGGCGACGCCCTGAAGCGCGCCATTAAGATTGATTACATCGAGATGATGGCCTCCAAGGAAGCCCTGATCAAAAAGTTCACGGATACCCTGCAGGGCCGCTGA